In Tepidimonas taiwanensis, the following are encoded in one genomic region:
- a CDS encoding monovalent cation/H+ antiporter complex subunit F — MSVVLTIVVLAAWVATGLATWRLVRGPTHADRVVALDIFLAAAVVLCVAAALLTARTVFLDVAIGLALVGFVATVGWARFVEERGRK; from the coding sequence ATGAGCGTGGTGCTCACGATCGTGGTGTTGGCCGCGTGGGTGGCGACGGGGCTGGCGACGTGGCGCCTGGTGCGCGGCCCCACCCATGCGGATCGGGTGGTGGCGCTGGATATTTTTCTTGCGGCGGCGGTGGTGTTGTGCGTCGCCGCGGCGCTCTTGACCGCGCGCACGGTATTCCTGGACGTCGCGATCGGTTTGGCACTCGTCGGGTTCGTGGCCACGGTGGGATGGGCGCGCTTCGTGGAAGAGAGGGGCCGGAAATGA
- a CDS encoding cation:proton antiporter encodes MTVLAAVLLVSGAVLLVIAAWGVVALPDALTRQHAATKAGTLAVALVCGGAALALAETAWAWRLVLIVGFLLATLPVASNLLARAAVRESALEDAADRAARVGDAEPTGKNAATGVVPR; translated from the coding sequence ATGACGGTGTTGGCGGCGGTGCTGCTGGTGTCGGGGGCCGTGTTGCTCGTCATCGCGGCTTGGGGGGTGGTCGCGCTGCCCGATGCCCTGACGCGCCAGCACGCGGCCACCAAGGCCGGCACGCTGGCGGTGGCGCTGGTGTGTGGGGGGGCGGCGCTTGCCCTGGCCGAGACCGCGTGGGCCTGGCGCTTGGTGCTGATCGTGGGCTTTTTGCTCGCCACGCTGCCGGTGGCGTCGAACCTGCTGGCGCGTGCCGCTGTGCGTGAGAGTGCACTGGAAGACGCGGCCGACCGCGCCGCGCGCGTGGGCGACGCAGAGCCCACCGGTAAGAACGCCGCGACGGGGGTGGTGCCGCGCTGA
- a CDS encoding monovalent cation/H+ antiporter subunit A yields the protein MAALPLIVSLPLLVGTTLTWWLAARSRRAVAFAAAAVTAVSLAWLLSLAPTVWRGEAVQFFSPWVDDLGLHISFRLDGLSLLFAGLITAVGLLIILYAGYYLGPQDSVAKFFAVLMLFMAAMLGVVLSDNLLLLVVFWELTSVSSFLLVGYWSHRPDARSGARQALAITGGGGLAMLAGFVLLGQIAGTFEISEMTGRAAEIQADPLFLPALLLILLGAFTKSAQFPFHFWLPDAMAAPTPVSAYLHSATMVKAGVFLLMRLHPVLAGSGWFEAIVTTVGAVTLLFAATIAIFKHDLKGLLAYSTVSHLGLVTCLVGMGTPLAAVAAVFHVLNHAAFKASLFMVAGIVDHETHSRDMRWLGGLAALMPWTATLAVVAGAAMAGVPLTNGFLSKEMFFTEAVAGVAAGGWGVWLPVVVTLAGVASVAYSLRFVHDTFFHGPLGDVPNRHPHDPPLGMRLPATLLVGVCLVVGVLPATVAGPLVDVAARAMVARELPPYHLALWHGFNVPLLMSVVALAGGVAVYAAFTRGRRLHGVVSEAWFGPLTGRQLFERTVDALFGAAGRVTSALENGSLQRYLAWLIGSAIVVAVVTLLDAGIATGARPRLPANPLAVAVWLLLAAACVALVWTHHRRFQAVILVGVVGLVTSLTFVGLSAPDLALTQLSVEVVSTVLLLMGLALLPQHSPRESSADRRLRDAVLALVGGAGIGWIAWVMLTRDFHSISWYFLENALPLGGGTNVVNVILVDFRGYDTFGEITVLGIAAIGVLALMEGMRAVRPPVDAQGRRWTFAASPLLLRMAASIVLPAALVVAVYIFLRGHNMPGGGFIAGLITAVALVLQYMALGQERVEALLRVQGGRRFVRWIGSGLTVAGVTGAGAFVLGRPFLTSAHGHLHVPLLGELPLASAALFDLGVYGTVVGATLLTISVLGAASHAPAASQHEPGSVS from the coding sequence ATGGCCGCGTTGCCGCTGATTGTCTCGTTGCCGCTGCTGGTCGGCACCACGCTGACGTGGTGGCTTGCCGCGCGCTCACGCCGCGCGGTGGCGTTCGCCGCTGCTGCCGTTACCGCCGTCAGCCTGGCATGGCTGCTTTCGCTGGCTCCGACGGTCTGGCGGGGCGAGGCGGTGCAGTTCTTCTCCCCGTGGGTAGACGACTTGGGGTTGCACATCAGCTTCCGGCTCGACGGGCTGTCGCTGCTGTTTGCGGGGCTGATCACCGCCGTCGGTCTGCTGATCATCCTTTACGCGGGGTATTACCTGGGCCCGCAGGACTCGGTCGCCAAGTTCTTCGCGGTTTTGATGCTGTTCATGGCGGCGATGCTGGGCGTGGTGCTGTCGGACAACCTGCTGCTGCTGGTCGTGTTCTGGGAGCTGACCAGCGTCTCGTCTTTTCTGCTGGTCGGGTACTGGAGCCACCGGCCAGACGCCCGCAGCGGTGCGCGCCAGGCGCTTGCCATCACGGGGGGCGGGGGGCTCGCGATGCTGGCGGGCTTCGTGCTGCTGGGCCAGATCGCCGGGACGTTCGAGATCAGCGAGATGACCGGCCGCGCCGCCGAGATCCAGGCCGATCCGCTGTTTCTGCCCGCGCTGCTGCTGATCCTGCTCGGGGCCTTCACGAAGAGCGCGCAGTTCCCTTTCCACTTCTGGTTGCCCGATGCGATGGCCGCGCCGACACCGGTGTCGGCCTACCTGCACTCGGCGACGATGGTCAAGGCAGGCGTCTTCCTGCTGATGCGGCTGCACCCCGTGCTGGCCGGGTCGGGCTGGTTCGAAGCGATCGTCACCACCGTCGGGGCGGTGACGCTGCTGTTTGCCGCGACGATCGCGATCTTCAAGCACGACCTCAAGGGGCTGCTGGCGTACTCCACGGTCAGCCACCTCGGGCTCGTCACCTGTCTGGTCGGGATGGGCACGCCGCTCGCGGCGGTGGCGGCGGTGTTCCACGTCCTCAACCACGCGGCGTTCAAGGCGTCGCTGTTCATGGTGGCCGGCATCGTCGACCACGAGACGCATTCGCGCGACATGCGGTGGCTTGGCGGGCTCGCGGCGCTGATGCCGTGGACGGCAACGCTCGCGGTCGTGGCCGGGGCGGCGATGGCCGGCGTGCCGCTGACCAACGGCTTTTTGTCCAAGGAGATGTTCTTCACCGAGGCGGTGGCGGGGGTGGCCGCCGGCGGGTGGGGCGTGTGGCTGCCGGTCGTGGTGACGCTTGCCGGGGTCGCCAGCGTGGCCTACTCGCTGCGCTTCGTGCACGATACGTTCTTCCACGGGCCACTGGGGGACGTGCCCAACCGGCATCCGCACGATCCGCCGCTGGGCATGCGGCTGCCCGCGACGCTGCTGGTCGGGGTGTGCCTGGTGGTGGGCGTGCTGCCGGCGACGGTGGCGGGGCCGCTCGTGGACGTGGCGGCGCGCGCGATGGTGGCGCGCGAGCTGCCGCCGTACCACCTGGCGCTGTGGCACGGGTTCAACGTGCCGCTGCTGATGAGCGTCGTCGCGCTCGCGGGCGGTGTGGCGGTGTACGCGGCGTTCACGCGCGGGCGGCGGCTGCACGGCGTGGTGTCGGAGGCGTGGTTTGGTCCGTTGACAGGGCGGCAACTGTTCGAACGCACAGTGGATGCGCTGTTCGGGGCGGCTGGGCGTGTCACGTCGGCGCTGGAAAACGGCTCGCTGCAGCGCTACTTGGCGTGGCTTATCGGGTCGGCCATCGTTGTGGCGGTGGTCACCTTGTTGGACGCGGGTATCGCCACGGGGGCACGGCCGCGGTTGCCGGCCAACCCGTTGGCGGTAGCGGTGTGGCTGCTGCTGGCGGCCGCGTGCGTGGCGCTCGTCTGGACCCACCACCGGCGCTTCCAAGCGGTGATACTGGTCGGCGTGGTTGGTTTGGTGACGTCGCTGACTTTCGTCGGACTGTCGGCACCGGATCTGGCACTGACGCAATTGTCCGTCGAGGTGGTGTCGACCGTGCTGCTGTTGATGGGGTTGGCGTTGCTGCCACAGCACTCGCCCCGCGAATCGTCGGCCGACCGACGCTTGCGCGACGCCGTATTGGCGCTCGTTGGAGGCGCCGGTATCGGGTGGATCGCGTGGGTGATGCTCACGCGCGATTTCCACTCGATCAGTTGGTATTTCCTCGAAAACGCGTTGCCCCTGGGCGGTGGGACCAACGTCGTCAACGTCATCCTGGTCGATTTCCGCGGCTACGACACGTTCGGCGAGATCACCGTGCTGGGCATCGCGGCGATAGGGGTACTCGCGCTGATGGAGGGGATGCGGGCCGTGCGCCCGCCCGTGGACGCGCAAGGCCGGCGCTGGACGTTTGCGGCCTCCCCGCTGCTGCTGCGCATGGCCGCTTCGATCGTGCTGCCCGCGGCGTTGGTGGTGGCCGTATACATCTTCTTGCGCGGGCACAACATGCCCGGCGGCGGTTTCATCGCGGGCCTGATCACCGCCGTGGCGCTGGTGCTGCAATACATGGCCCTGGGCCAGGAGCGCGTCGAGGCGCTGTTGCGCGTGCAGGGGGGCCGCCGTTTCGTGCGCTGGATCGGGTCGGGCTTGACGGTGGCCGGCGTCACGGGCGCGGGCGCCTTCGTGCTGGGGCGCCCCTTTCTGACCAGCGCGCACGGCCATCTGCATGTGCCGTTGTTGGGTGAGTTGCCGCTGGCGTCCGCCGCGCTTTTCGATCTTGGCGTGTACGGCACCGTGGTGGGGGCGACGCTGCTGACGATTTCGGTGCTCGGAGCCGCCAGCCACGCCCCGGCAGCCAGCCAGCACGAGCCCGGGAGTGTTTCATGA
- a CDS encoding Na+/H+ antiporter subunit C, producing the protein MEFLVATGIGLVTACGIYLLLRARTFAVVLGLSLLSYAVNVFIFVMGRLWTDAHPILVGNEPVADPLPQALVLTAIVIGFATTGFVVELALRSRYETGSDHVDGTEPGVRRATDLPGTAREGEVA; encoded by the coding sequence ATGGAATTTCTGGTGGCCACGGGCATCGGCTTGGTGACCGCTTGTGGCATCTACCTGCTGTTGCGCGCCCGCACCTTTGCGGTGGTGTTGGGTTTGTCGTTGTTGAGTTACGCGGTCAACGTGTTCATTTTCGTGATGGGGCGGCTGTGGACCGACGCGCACCCCATCCTGGTGGGCAACGAGCCGGTGGCCGACCCGCTTCCGCAGGCGTTGGTGCTGACGGCGATTGTCATCGGCTTTGCCACCACGGGGTTCGTCGTGGAGTTGGCCCTGCGCAGCCGGTACGAGACGGGCAGCGACCATGTCGACGGTACGGAGCCCGGTGTGCGGCGGGCGACCGATTTGCCCGGCACTGCGCGTGAAGGGGAGGTCGCGTGA
- a CDS encoding monovalent cation/H+ antiporter subunit D: MGAALVAFWEQHAPILPVLLPSFTAMLMLLLGDHGGLSAHGGGRGGQGLSWRRRVSLGSALLGLVLAVGLVWRAAAGSLQVYELGEWPAPFGIVLVVDRLAALMVLLTQLVAVPVLWYACGGWDTRGRYFHAIFHFQLMGLNGAFLTGDLFNLFVFFEVLLIASYVLLLHGQGRERVRMGVHYVVLNLTASSLFLIGLAMLYAVTGTLNMADVAQQVGRLEGDALKLAQAAAAILLIVFGLKAALLPLYFWLPGTYAAASAPVAALFAIMTKVGVYAIVRVHWVIFGIDAGGASLTVQPWLLPVALVTSVLGVLGALAAHTLGRLIAYLTVSSVGTIVTGVALFTPQTLSAALYYTLHSTIVIAGLFLFAELAAAQRGAMGDRLQPAPAVHEPVLLGVMMLFGAASAAGLPPLPGFLGKLMLLQSAVGLPEQSWVWAVVLGVGFLTLLGLARAGVVMFWHVEPVEAPRDASGTSVRLLAAPWAFMALTVVLTAGAAPVKRYTDALAQQLTDKPGYARAVLARQGGPAVPTTRPYDGRRPASTVPAHPVQESAP; encoded by the coding sequence ATGGGGGCGGCGCTGGTGGCTTTTTGGGAGCAGCACGCGCCGATACTGCCCGTGCTGCTGCCGTCCTTCACGGCCATGCTCATGCTGCTGCTGGGCGATCACGGCGGGCTGTCCGCCCACGGGGGCGGACGCGGTGGGCAGGGGCTATCGTGGCGCCGGCGCGTCAGTCTTGGGTCTGCGTTGCTGGGGCTGGTGCTTGCGGTCGGGCTGGTGTGGCGGGCCGCGGCGGGTTCGCTGCAGGTGTACGAGCTGGGTGAGTGGCCCGCCCCGTTTGGTATCGTGCTCGTGGTCGATCGGCTCGCGGCGCTGATGGTGCTGCTCACGCAGCTCGTGGCGGTGCCGGTGTTGTGGTACGCCTGCGGTGGGTGGGATACGCGCGGGCGGTACTTCCATGCCATCTTCCACTTCCAGCTGATGGGGCTCAACGGCGCTTTTCTCACGGGCGACCTGTTCAACCTGTTCGTTTTCTTCGAGGTCCTGCTGATCGCCTCCTACGTGCTGTTGCTGCACGGTCAAGGACGTGAGCGTGTGCGCATGGGGGTGCACTACGTGGTGCTCAACCTCACGGCGTCTTCGTTGTTTTTGATCGGACTGGCGATGCTCTATGCCGTCACCGGCACGCTCAACATGGCCGACGTGGCGCAGCAGGTGGGGCGGCTGGAGGGCGATGCGCTCAAGCTCGCCCAGGCAGCGGCGGCGATCCTGCTCATCGTCTTCGGTCTCAAGGCGGCGCTGCTGCCGCTGTATTTCTGGTTGCCTGGCACCTACGCCGCCGCCAGCGCCCCGGTGGCTGCGTTGTTTGCCATCATGACCAAGGTCGGCGTCTACGCCATCGTGCGCGTGCACTGGGTAATTTTCGGTATCGACGCGGGTGGGGCCTCCCTGACCGTGCAGCCGTGGTTGTTGCCGGTGGCCTTGGTGACCAGCGTGCTGGGGGTGCTGGGGGCATTGGCGGCGCACACGCTCGGTCGGTTGATCGCCTATCTCACTGTCTCCTCGGTGGGAACGATCGTGACCGGGGTTGCCTTGTTCACACCCCAGACGCTCTCGGCCGCGCTTTATTACACGCTACACAGCACGATCGTCATCGCGGGCTTGTTTCTGTTCGCGGAACTCGCCGCGGCCCAGCGCGGCGCGATGGGCGACCGCCTGCAACCGGCGCCCGCGGTGCACGAGCCGGTGTTGCTGGGGGTGATGATGCTGTTCGGGGCGGCATCGGCGGCCGGGCTGCCGCCGCTGCCCGGTTTTCTGGGCAAATTGATGCTGCTGCAAAGTGCGGTCGGCCTGCCTGAACAGTCGTGGGTGTGGGCCGTCGTGCTGGGGGTGGGCTTTCTGACGCTCTTGGGTTTGGCACGGGCTGGCGTCGTCATGTTTTGGCACGTCGAGCCCGTAGAGGCACCCCGCGATGCGTCGGGGACCAGCGTGCGGCTGCTCGCCGCACCTTGGGCCTTCATGGCGCTGACGGTCGTGCTCACGGCCGGCGCAGCGCCGGTCAAACGGTATACCGATGCGCTTGCCCAACAGCTCACGGACAAACCGGGTTACGCGCGGGCGGTACTGGCGCGGCAGGGCGGGCCCGCAGTCCCCACCACCCGGCCCTACGATGGCCGACGACCCGCCTCGACCGTGCCCGCTCACCCTGTGCAGGAGTCTGCCCCATGA
- a CDS encoding Na+/H+ antiporter subunit E, giving the protein MTPPLWQPVRPGTPPTGWRRWFPHPVLSLMLGAAWIVLVHSTAPAHVLTALILAWALPRALAPFLGDASRLHWPTAVRLLLTVLWDIVVANVTVARLTLGSMQRLRPAWLRVPLASAHPRVNALFASIITTTPGTVSAVIDEARGVIWVHALDAGDDPAAMIREMKSRYESPLLRIFQVDLGAQGAATTGEQAQ; this is encoded by the coding sequence ATGACGCCTCCGCTGTGGCAACCCGTGCGTCCTGGCACGCCACCGACCGGCTGGCGCCGCTGGTTTCCCCATCCCGTGCTGTCGCTGATGCTGGGAGCGGCGTGGATCGTCCTCGTGCACAGTACGGCCCCGGCGCACGTACTGACCGCGCTCATCCTGGCGTGGGCGTTGCCGCGTGCGCTGGCGCCGTTTTTGGGTGACGCAAGCCGCCTGCACTGGCCCACGGCGGTGCGGCTGCTGCTGACCGTTCTGTGGGACATCGTTGTCGCCAACGTCACCGTGGCGCGACTGACGTTGGGGTCGATGCAACGGTTGCGCCCGGCGTGGCTGCGTGTTCCACTGGCCAGCGCGCATCCCCGGGTCAATGCGCTGTTCGCCAGCATCATCACGACGACGCCCGGTACGGTATCCGCGGTCATCGACGAGGCGCGCGGTGTGATCTGGGTGCACGCACTCGACGCAGGCGATGATCCCGCGGCCATGATCCGCGAAATGAAATCCCGCTACGAAAGCCCGCTGCTGCGGATTTTTCAGGTCGATTTGGGTGCCCAAGGGGCAGCCACTACGGGGGAGCAAGCGCAATGA
- a CDS encoding K+/H+ antiporter subunit F — translation MISPFLAWALDIGTVAVAIAVFLCGWRLLRGPDAADRILALDTLYMGLVALIILLDIRFDTELLFEAALIVAALGFVSTVALARYVSRGDVIE, via the coding sequence ATGATCAGTCCCTTTTTGGCGTGGGCGCTCGACATCGGGACCGTGGCGGTGGCCATCGCGGTATTTTTGTGCGGCTGGCGTTTGCTGCGCGGCCCGGACGCGGCCGACCGCATTCTGGCGCTCGATACGCTCTACATGGGCTTGGTGGCGCTCATCATCCTGCTCGACATCCGTTTCGACACTGAGCTGCTGTTCGAGGCGGCGCTCATCGTCGCGGCGCTCGGGTTTGTTTCGACCGTTGCGCTGGCGCGTTACGTCAGCCGCGGTGACGTCATCGAGTAA
- a CDS encoding Na+/H+ antiporter subunit G produces MATWLENAAAVLILVASFFLLVGAIGLVRFPDFYMRLHAPTKASTLGVGGVLIASMLVTLAHGRPGVAELLITLFVFVTAPVSANLMAQAALHLRLPSRAPVPRDVVPERRADA; encoded by the coding sequence ATGGCGACATGGCTCGAGAACGCAGCGGCAGTGTTGATCCTGGTTGCGTCGTTTTTCCTGCTGGTCGGCGCGATCGGTTTGGTGCGCTTTCCGGACTTTTACATGCGGCTGCACGCGCCCACCAAGGCGTCGACGCTGGGTGTCGGGGGGGTGTTGATCGCCTCGATGCTGGTCACCTTGGCCCACGGGCGCCCCGGCGTCGCAGAGCTGCTGATCACGCTGTTCGTCTTCGTGACCGCGCCGGTGTCGGCCAACCTGATGGCGCAGGCGGCGCTGCATTTGCGGCTTCCCTCCCGCGCCCCGGTGCCGCGGGACGTGGTGCCGGAGCGGCGCGCGGACGCCTGA